The following are encoded together in the Ralstonia insidiosa genome:
- a CDS encoding DUF3717 domain-containing protein, with protein sequence MTDALLTITDLEAAINFWRARSPAEGEELRLCAEASALAKPYALMIVQGATRIAPEQLGDKARAAFEAWRAAVGA encoded by the coding sequence ATGACCGATGCCCTGCTCACCATCACCGACCTGGAGGCCGCCATCAACTTCTGGCGCGCCCGTTCGCCCGCCGAGGGCGAGGAATTGCGGCTGTGTGCCGAGGCGTCAGCGTTGGCCAAGCCGTATGCGTTGATGATTGTACAAGGCGCCACCCGCATCGCCCCTGAGCAACTGGGCGACAAGGCGCGGGCGGCGTTTGAGGCGTGGCGCGCCGCAGTGGGCGCGTAG